In the genome of Leucobacter luti, one region contains:
- a CDS encoding LysR family transcriptional regulator, with product MSIELRALRYFVAVVEAGSLTAAAAQLRLSQPSLSVAISQLETEVGVPLLTRSSRGVEPTGAGRFLLDASSRVLGDVAEISATLSRFGAGLAGSLTIAAVPVLMWARVPRLLRDFARASPEVEVRPLDPPPWVALDLLQQNRVDLAAVLVADPRRFARRHRDEFNIFDWGAVPIVAALPPELRAPDDAALPLPLRAFDAATLVLPHRTAAVPSLPESVEAAFRTHGIVPGAIRTVETIQGGMPLIEAGLAWGLLPDPDHGSLERFNVAVRPVHPAPQPLRALVLTRKGQTTDPALRRLLDHIPDAASNRV from the coding sequence ATGTCGATTGAACTCCGTGCCCTGCGGTACTTCGTTGCCGTCGTCGAAGCTGGCTCGCTCACCGCCGCGGCCGCCCAGCTGCGGCTCTCCCAACCGTCCCTGAGCGTCGCCATCTCGCAGCTCGAAACCGAAGTCGGCGTCCCGCTGCTCACGCGCTCCTCGCGGGGGGTTGAGCCTACGGGCGCTGGCCGCTTCTTGCTCGACGCCTCTTCCCGTGTGCTGGGGGACGTTGCTGAGATCAGCGCCACGCTTTCGCGTTTCGGTGCTGGGCTCGCTGGCTCACTCACGATCGCGGCGGTCCCCGTGCTCATGTGGGCGCGGGTGCCCCGCCTGCTCCGAGACTTCGCGCGTGCCTCGCCCGAGGTTGAGGTGCGGCCGCTGGATCCGCCTCCGTGGGTCGCGCTCGATCTGTTGCAGCAGAACCGAGTGGATCTCGCCGCCGTGCTGGTGGCAGATCCGCGCCGCTTTGCGCGGCGCCACCGCGACGAGTTCAACATCTTCGACTGGGGAGCGGTGCCGATCGTGGCCGCGCTGCCGCCCGAGCTCCGGGCGCCAGACGACGCAGCACTCCCGCTCCCGCTGCGCGCATTCGACGCCGCCACGCTCGTGCTCCCGCACCGCACTGCCGCTGTGCCGAGTCTGCCGGAATCGGTCGAGGCCGCGTTCCGCACCCACGGGATCGTGCCGGGTGCGATCCGCACCGTTGAGACAATCCAGGGCGGCATGCCGCTCATTGAAGCGGGGCTTGCGTGGGGTCTCCTCCCAGATCCAGATCACGGCAGCCTCGAGCGGTTCAATGTGGCAGTGCGGCCTGTGCACCCGGCTCCACAGCCGCTCCGGGCGTTGGTGCTGACACGTAAGGGCCAGACGACAGATCCGGCGCTGCGTCGTTTGCTGGATCATATTCCAGACGCCGCCTCGAATCGTGTGTGA
- a CDS encoding GntR family transcriptional regulator, with translation MAKSKAEQCYDILKSKIMDGTYGPGYRLVIDQLGREHGISSVPWRESLRRLEAEGWVDIVPNSGALVKTFDTGTWKRSIRLLARLQGLATALAASRMTPEDIAAARGLNNDMRDAIANFDTATFGRLNRKFHQFICSHCDDERLIELVDTEWTRMDIIRRSAFWYAPGRAVASLAEHDAILDLIEAGGDAEAIEAAACSHDVNTLNAVLEHDERRIHEETAL, from the coding sequence ATGGCCAAGAGCAAAGCAGAGCAGTGCTACGACATCCTCAAGTCCAAGATTATGGACGGTACCTACGGGCCCGGATACCGGCTGGTCATTGATCAGCTCGGGCGCGAGCACGGAATCAGCTCGGTCCCGTGGCGCGAGTCGCTGCGCAGGCTCGAAGCTGAGGGCTGGGTGGATATCGTCCCCAACTCCGGCGCGCTTGTCAAGACGTTTGACACTGGCACCTGGAAGCGTTCGATCCGCCTCCTCGCGCGGCTGCAGGGACTCGCCACGGCGCTTGCCGCATCGCGCATGACGCCGGAGGACATTGCCGCGGCCCGTGGCCTGAACAACGATATGCGAGACGCGATCGCGAACTTCGACACCGCCACTTTCGGTCGCCTGAACCGCAAGTTTCACCAGTTCATCTGCTCGCACTGCGACGACGAGCGCCTGATCGAACTCGTTGACACCGAGTGGACGCGCATGGATATTATCCGCCGATCGGCCTTCTGGTATGCGCCAGGCCGCGCGGTCGCCTCCCTCGCGGAGCACGACGCGATCCTTGACCTCATCGAGGCGGGCGGAGATGCGGAAGCGATCGAAGCAGCGGCGTGCAGCCACGACGTCAACACTCTGAATGCGGTGCTGGAGCACGACGAGCGTCGGATTCACGAGGAGACAGCGCTCTAG
- a CDS encoding DUF3500 domain-containing protein, with translation MTSPDAPDQANDIDEFFSTDRTSGRSESIELSSGSYHEHLYDLGDPVLAPYRGMSYEEFAADRYQAPFLRELLDSWRGLYDEPFVGITTDGVVRDDVHRLRPGSGGVFPADPAPAAAAAILLDLLTDSEQATVHYPLDAPEWRGWSNPEFVFFRTGLRLEDQRTEVVDAALGVVRASLSPAGFERVREAMDLNGYLGELVELPTIMNPRSYWFALFGDPAADAPWGWQLFGHHVALNFVSVAGRNVIAPVFLGAEPALAEGERPPLFDARERLAIRLAESLTPTQRSRAVVFGSVLDPAMPEGRLHPADERHVAGAFRDNRVVPQEGILASELDDAQQATLLRIIEDFFLLLRDEHRAATIAEVAAHLAETTLSWYGATDGSQPFYFRVQGPTVLAELDHHAGVWLSNRLPARFHVHTTLRHPNGNDYGKAYLAQWRVARGDK, from the coding sequence ATGACGTCGCCAGACGCTCCGGATCAGGCCAACGACATCGATGAGTTCTTCTCGACCGACCGCACGAGCGGCCGGTCCGAGTCGATCGAGCTGTCCTCCGGGAGCTACCACGAACACCTCTACGATCTGGGCGATCCGGTGCTCGCGCCGTATCGCGGCATGAGCTACGAGGAGTTCGCCGCGGATCGATACCAAGCACCATTCCTCAGAGAGCTGCTCGACTCCTGGCGCGGGCTCTACGACGAACCGTTTGTTGGCATCACCACTGACGGTGTCGTGCGGGATGATGTGCATCGGCTGCGCCCGGGATCGGGCGGAGTCTTCCCGGCCGATCCCGCGCCGGCTGCCGCGGCCGCCATCCTCCTCGACCTGCTCACCGACTCCGAGCAGGCCACAGTGCACTACCCGCTCGATGCCCCTGAGTGGCGCGGGTGGAGCAACCCCGAGTTCGTGTTCTTCCGCACCGGGTTGCGGCTCGAGGATCAGCGCACTGAGGTCGTTGACGCCGCGCTCGGTGTGGTGCGCGCATCGCTCAGCCCCGCGGGCTTTGAGCGGGTGCGCGAGGCGATGGACCTCAACGGCTACCTCGGCGAGCTCGTCGAGCTGCCGACGATCATGAATCCACGCAGCTACTGGTTCGCGCTGTTCGGCGATCCAGCGGCCGATGCACCGTGGGGGTGGCAGCTGTTTGGCCACCACGTCGCACTGAATTTCGTCTCGGTTGCCGGGCGCAACGTCATTGCACCGGTGTTCCTCGGGGCCGAACCGGCGCTGGCGGAGGGTGAGCGGCCGCCGCTGTTTGACGCGCGCGAGCGGCTGGCGATCCGGCTCGCGGAATCGTTGACACCCACGCAGCGCTCGCGCGCCGTGGTGTTTGGCTCGGTCCTGGATCCCGCGATGCCGGAGGGGCGACTGCACCCAGCGGATGAGCGGCACGTTGCCGGGGCGTTCCGGGACAACCGCGTGGTGCCGCAGGAGGGGATCCTGGCGTCTGAGCTCGATGACGCGCAGCAAGCCACGCTACTGCGCATCATCGAGGACTTCTTCCTGCTGCTGCGCGACGAACATCGCGCAGCGACGATCGCGGAAGTCGCCGCGCATCTCGCGGAGACGACGCTGTCCTGGTACGGCGCAACGGACGGCTCTCAGCCGTTCTATTTCCGCGTGCAGGGGCCGACGGTGCTGGCGGAGCTGGATCACCACGCTGGCGTCTGGCTGAGCAACCGACTGCCCGCGCGGTTCCACGTGCACACCACGCTGCGCCACCCGAACGGCAACGACTACGGCAAAGCGTATCTCGCGCAGTGGCGGGTCGCTCGCGGTGACAAATAG
- a CDS encoding amidohydrolase family protein has product MTVVDINIHHLPEDLFTNEKILNGFLNSAPRGFGEIASVTTMESGKKQLILEKPKGYQNLNYVEGDYSVESKLTAMDEAGVDYGVMRVPVWQEWLDLETCKAVNDNAADIVSRSGGRLFTTACVPPWGGKDNVYELERCVNELGAVGVQLACHYGQLYLDDEVFEPYLKVIEKLDIPVVVHHTPLPVEYKSVIDYTNLRREYGRIVDQGVAVGRELFSGMFDRMPGLRFIHTMMGGNWFANTALLTPHKTNKAEAMQRLDPTGGEKIKQYLEENIFFDMTHPHSWGKDQVEAALKINGADHYLFGSSFPVFYSWMGQGVDFVQNELEISDADRELVLSGNAKRLFNLPI; this is encoded by the coding sequence ATGACCGTTGTCGACATCAACATCCACCATCTGCCGGAGGACCTCTTCACCAACGAGAAGATTCTGAACGGCTTTCTCAACAGCGCACCGCGCGGGTTTGGCGAGATCGCCTCGGTCACCACGATGGAGAGTGGGAAGAAACAACTGATTCTCGAGAAGCCGAAGGGGTACCAGAACCTCAATTACGTCGAGGGAGACTACTCGGTTGAGTCAAAGCTCACCGCGATGGACGAGGCCGGCGTCGACTACGGGGTCATGCGCGTGCCGGTGTGGCAGGAGTGGCTCGATCTCGAAACCTGCAAAGCAGTCAACGACAACGCCGCGGACATCGTGTCCCGATCAGGCGGCCGCTTGTTCACCACCGCGTGCGTTCCCCCGTGGGGCGGCAAGGACAACGTCTATGAACTGGAGCGCTGCGTCAACGAGCTCGGCGCCGTCGGCGTGCAGCTCGCCTGCCACTATGGTCAGCTCTACCTCGACGATGAGGTGTTCGAGCCGTACCTGAAGGTGATCGAGAAGCTCGATATCCCGGTCGTGGTGCACCACACCCCGCTCCCCGTCGAGTACAAGTCCGTGATCGACTACACGAACCTCCGCCGCGAATACGGCCGCATCGTGGACCAGGGCGTTGCCGTCGGGCGCGAGCTGTTCAGCGGCATGTTCGACCGCATGCCCGGCCTGCGCTTCATCCACACGATGATGGGCGGCAACTGGTTCGCGAACACCGCGCTGCTGACCCCGCACAAGACGAACAAGGCCGAGGCGATGCAGCGACTCGATCCGACCGGCGGCGAGAAGATCAAGCAGTACCTCGAAGAGAACATCTTCTTCGACATGACCCACCCGCACTCCTGGGGCAAGGATCAGGTTGAGGCCGCGCTCAAGATCAATGGCGCGGATCACTACCTCTTTGGTTCCTCGTTCCCCGTGTTCTACAGCTGGATGGGCCAGGGCGTCGACTTCGTGCAGAACGAGCTGGAAATCAGCGACGCGGATCGCGAGCTCGTGCTCTCGGGCAACGCCAAGCGCCTGTTCAACCTGCCGATCTAG
- a CDS encoding dienelactone hydrolase family protein: MIELVTRDIAYRHGGTEMLGLLVAPTGATGLPSVLLVHDAFGLGTETQSIASRLAALGLTVFAADVWAGRQLPASPAEIGPLIGSMVADRAQWHGRVAAAHAAAITQPEVDPRAVVGLGHCFGGSSVLELLRTGALLDASASSGAGAASVTLRGVVAIHAGLDLLAEDWDTAAAAGAAKKADAGWLAPRVLICSGADDPMATPEQHRVVQAGLDRAGIDWELDLYSGTVHAFTSPNAAHSPEPEVFNYHPANAGRAWNATLRFLREIFPEMSGTASP; encoded by the coding sequence ATGATCGAGCTCGTCACGAGGGACATCGCCTACCGGCACGGCGGCACCGAAATGCTCGGCCTGCTCGTCGCGCCCACCGGTGCCACGGGCCTCCCCTCGGTGCTGCTCGTGCACGATGCCTTCGGGCTGGGCACCGAGACCCAATCCATCGCGTCTCGCCTCGCGGCGCTCGGCCTCACCGTGTTCGCGGCCGACGTCTGGGCCGGGAGGCAGCTGCCGGCGTCGCCAGCTGAGATCGGCCCGCTGATCGGCAGCATGGTGGCGGATCGCGCCCAGTGGCACGGTCGCGTTGCTGCAGCACATGCCGCGGCCATCACGCAGCCTGAAGTGGATCCGCGCGCTGTCGTTGGGCTCGGCCACTGCTTCGGTGGATCCTCTGTGCTGGAACTGCTGCGCACTGGGGCGCTGCTCGACGCCAGCGCGAGCAGCGGGGCCGGGGCTGCCAGCGTTACGCTGCGCGGGGTCGTCGCGATCCACGCTGGGCTTGACCTGCTCGCTGAGGACTGGGACACAGCCGCGGCGGCTGGCGCGGCAAAGAAAGCCGACGCAGGATGGCTCGCGCCACGAGTGCTGATTTGCAGCGGGGCAGACGACCCGATGGCCACCCCGGAGCAGCACAGGGTGGTGCAGGCGGGGCTTGACCGCGCCGGGATCGACTGGGAGCTCGATCTGTACAGCGGCACGGTGCACGCGTTCACAAGTCCGAACGCGGCGCACTCGCCCGAACCGGAAGTTTTCAATTACCACCCGGCGAACGCCGGGCGCGCTTGGAACGCGACACTGCGCTTCCTGCGCGAGATATTCCCCGAAATGAGCGGCACCGCCAGTCCTTGA
- a CDS encoding FAD-dependent monooxygenase: MNIAIIGAGPGGLITALRLQQQGFAPTIYETVPELKPLGVGVDIKVYGLKEIEEIGLLEEFRMMSVDAVDSVFYNHFGQEIYAEKCGVHMGYEHEQRFVHRGELQMLFYRTVQKRLGKDAIVLGARVGSYEQDNAGVTLHLEHRDGRSESVRHDAVIAADGINSVVRKQMHPELSEPHYSGITMYRGTTLREPYRDGHTILHIGDPRISSMIVYPIADNFEGSGKTLVNWVVEAERDESVEDWNQLGSVDEILPFYESVDIDFLDVQQLIADAREVYLFPLIRHEPLETWVDGRVVLLGDAAHAMYPRGGNGVCQAFLDARVVAEQLAAHSDPHTAFLAYDEARRVPVNRIVMNMRGEGYEVIRRMVAERTEGRPLADRADIEGVLPLAEADELFSNYHRLVGQPLRAGHDTYSSGFRTWEAEAVPGSAISEAAVLAPAPAEAPRGESAL, encoded by the coding sequence GTGAACATCGCAATCATCGGAGCAGGCCCGGGCGGGCTCATCACCGCGCTCCGGCTGCAGCAACAGGGCTTCGCCCCCACGATCTATGAGACTGTGCCAGAACTCAAGCCGCTCGGCGTCGGCGTTGACATCAAGGTCTACGGGCTCAAGGAGATTGAGGAGATCGGGCTGCTCGAAGAGTTCCGGATGATGTCGGTCGACGCGGTCGACTCGGTGTTTTACAACCACTTCGGCCAGGAGATCTACGCCGAGAAGTGCGGCGTGCACATGGGCTATGAGCATGAGCAGCGCTTCGTGCACCGTGGCGAACTCCAGATGCTGTTCTATCGCACGGTGCAGAAGCGACTGGGGAAAGACGCGATCGTTCTGGGCGCCCGCGTTGGCTCCTACGAGCAGGACAATGCTGGTGTGACACTGCACCTGGAACACCGCGACGGGCGCTCCGAAAGCGTCCGCCACGACGCTGTGATCGCGGCCGACGGCATCAATTCGGTCGTGCGCAAGCAGATGCACCCTGAACTGTCCGAGCCGCACTACTCAGGCATCACCATGTACCGCGGCACGACGCTGCGCGAGCCGTACCGCGACGGTCACACGATCCTGCACATCGGCGATCCGCGGATCTCCTCAATGATTGTCTACCCGATCGCCGACAATTTTGAGGGCAGCGGCAAGACGCTCGTGAATTGGGTGGTCGAGGCGGAGCGCGACGAATCGGTTGAAGACTGGAATCAGCTCGGATCCGTCGATGAGATCCTGCCGTTCTACGAGAGCGTCGACATCGACTTTCTCGATGTTCAACAGTTGATCGCAGACGCACGGGAGGTGTACCTCTTCCCGTTGATTCGACACGAGCCCCTTGAGACCTGGGTTGATGGGCGCGTGGTGCTGCTCGGCGACGCTGCGCACGCGATGTATCCGCGCGGCGGCAACGGAGTATGCCAGGCCTTCCTCGACGCACGCGTCGTGGCGGAGCAGCTCGCGGCCCACTCTGATCCGCACACCGCCTTTCTCGCCTACGACGAGGCGCGGCGCGTTCCGGTGAACCGAATCGTGATGAACATGCGCGGCGAGGGCTACGAGGTGATCCGGCGCATGGTGGCCGAGCGCACCGAGGGGAGACCGCTTGCGGATCGCGCGGACATCGAGGGCGTGCTCCCGCTCGCTGAGGCCGATGAGCTGTTCTCGAACTACCATCGTCTCGTTGGCCAGCCATTGCGCGCCGGCCACGACACCTACTCGAGCGGGTTCCGTACCTGGGAAGCCGAGGCTGTCCCCGGATCGGCGATATCCGAAGCCGCAGTTCTGGCGCCAGCGCCGGCCGAGGCTCCGCGCGGGGAGTCTGCACTGTGA
- a CDS encoding DUF4440 domain-containing protein → MSVVETASAEIEAALLAAEHRRQRALVDGDIDTLTDLFEDSIVHVHAPGVVQGKAELLEHVAVRRPYLEITRGALTFRVVGDVAIVTGVLTNRMRAPGGGERTLSGPVTQVLHRGVDGAWRFVSFHMTPFGEKVWGELPSEQHGERTAEQTAFATEGETS, encoded by the coding sequence GTGAGCGTCGTTGAGACCGCTTCGGCCGAGATCGAGGCGGCACTGCTCGCGGCCGAACACCGTCGTCAGCGCGCGCTCGTCGACGGCGATATCGATACGCTCACCGATCTGTTCGAAGACAGTATTGTGCACGTGCACGCTCCCGGTGTGGTGCAGGGGAAAGCTGAGCTACTCGAGCACGTTGCCGTGAGACGGCCCTACCTAGAGATCACGCGCGGTGCGCTCACCTTTCGCGTGGTGGGCGACGTTGCGATCGTCACTGGCGTGCTCACGAATCGGATGCGCGCGCCGGGAGGCGGCGAGCGCACACTCAGCGGCCCCGTCACGCAGGTGCTGCACCGCGGGGTCGACGGGGCCTGGCGCTTTGTGAGCTTCCACATGACCCCGTTCGGGGAAAAAGTGTGGGGCGAACTCCCTTCGGAGCAACACGGCGAGCGGACTGCTGAGCAGACTGCCTTCGCAACTGAAGGGGAGACCTCATGA
- a CDS encoding fumarylacetoacetate hydrolase family protein, whose translation MKLARFRTADGVIRLGRVDGEQITDLAAVTNGNSSLRELIPELDRRRSELLAAEGERYALASVTLEAPIDAPQKYLAIGMNYREHAAEARAAGIPTPKNQLWFNKQVSCIVGPTADIVKPDVSDALDYEIELGVVIGRECRHVSIENAYSVIAGYLVANDVSVRDWLQHRSPTFTLGKSFDTHGPIGPWLTTADEIPDPQNLRMRLTVNGEVRQDWRTDDMIYNIAAQIAELTTVMTLMPGDIIATGTPAGIGAPTGSFLRVGDVVRAEIEGLGVIENAVVGEG comes from the coding sequence ATGAAGCTCGCACGCTTCCGCACTGCGGACGGAGTGATCCGGCTGGGCCGTGTTGACGGCGAGCAGATTACCGATCTCGCTGCTGTGACCAATGGAAACTCCTCGCTTCGCGAGCTGATCCCCGAGCTGGATCGTCGCCGCTCCGAGCTGCTCGCGGCCGAGGGGGAACGCTACGCGCTGGCGAGTGTGACACTTGAGGCGCCGATCGACGCACCGCAAAAGTACTTGGCGATCGGTATGAACTACCGTGAGCATGCTGCAGAAGCGCGCGCCGCCGGGATCCCCACCCCCAAGAATCAGCTCTGGTTCAACAAACAGGTGTCGTGCATTGTTGGTCCCACCGCTGACATCGTCAAGCCGGACGTGTCGGACGCGCTGGACTACGAAATCGAGCTCGGGGTGGTGATCGGTCGCGAGTGCAGGCACGTTTCGATCGAAAACGCATACTCGGTGATTGCCGGCTACCTGGTCGCAAACGATGTGTCGGTGCGCGACTGGCTGCAGCATCGCTCGCCAACGTTCACGCTGGGAAAATCGTTCGACACGCACGGTCCGATCGGCCCGTGGCTGACGACCGCGGACGAGATCCCCGATCCGCAGAATCTGCGCATGCGCCTGACGGTAAACGGTGAGGTGCGGCAGGACTGGCGCACGGACGACATGATCTACAACATCGCGGCGCAAATCGCTGAGCTCACTACGGTGATGACGCTCATGCCAGGCGACATCATCGCTACAGGCACTCCAGCAGGGATCGGGGCCCCGACCGGCAGTTTTCTGCGCGTTGGCGACGTGGTGCGCGCGGAGATCGAGGGACTTGGCGTCATCGAAAACGCTGTGGTGGGCGAGGGCTGA
- a CDS encoding RidA family protein: protein MPRRQSIYLTGFAHANPVPVASRIGPFVHSGVLTGRDPATGEMPVGLSEQCANVFAHIRELMAAVGGTPDDIAKISCHLVSYRDRAALNFEWEVMFPEPENRPARQVMAATLDGGALIHCDLIAVLGERSPDPSPITAESAPPT, encoded by the coding sequence ATGCCCCGGAGACAGAGTATCTACCTCACCGGGTTTGCGCACGCGAACCCGGTGCCGGTTGCGAGCCGAATCGGGCCATTCGTCCACTCGGGTGTGCTCACGGGCCGTGACCCAGCCACGGGCGAGATGCCAGTCGGGCTCTCGGAGCAGTGCGCCAATGTGTTTGCGCACATCCGAGAGCTCATGGCGGCCGTTGGCGGTACCCCCGACGACATCGCGAAGATCAGCTGCCACCTCGTGTCATATCGCGACCGCGCGGCGCTGAACTTTGAGTGGGAAGTGATGTTCCCCGAGCCGGAAAACCGCCCGGCGCGGCAAGTGATGGCCGCGACGCTTGACGGCGGCGCGCTCATCCACTGCGATCTCATTGCAGTCTTGGGTGAGAGAAGTCCCGATCCGAGCCCGATCACCGCAGAATCTGCGCCACCTACCTGA
- a CDS encoding ABC transporter substrate-binding protein: MSTTKFLMKALVPLSIAGLLLSGCAGGSGSSGSGGDSAAATTSDTLRANWGGFPESWEPGSQAMEPGYMRVPYETLVLRQKDGTILPYLATEWEFGEGAKSLTLTLRDDVTFQDGTPFNAEAVKTNVEYVRDVVGGQFGGPLASGVDSVEAIDDTHVKFTFSRPFGTFLDLLSQRNLPMASPAAIADGSIKTNPVGTSPWAYDESKSIAGTKMFFGEYAEYWGEKPGFANVELYGIADDTAATAALLSGDLDVTDTELDELPRIEAAINVETFDYPAIRVNLNFFDRGTGGVFEDQQVREALCYAIDGSVIASLSEDRTAETQHFIEGEIGYNPEIVGYDANLKKAKEIWAELGNPEITAQIGAAPFNKQEITVRAEQMSQLPNVNITVQELTAPQYFSTWNAGSYPLGVGNNAQITPADWYGSWFSENAPLNTSKTVSEKLAGLAGKALGSTGTPDADANWQAVMQEISDEALACSHSVNLESIAYNTDTVADVQPAIQVWEQNLIDYRAVKPAA, encoded by the coding sequence ATGTCCACAACGAAGTTCCTCATGAAAGCTCTAGTTCCGCTGAGTATCGCCGGCCTGCTCCTCTCGGGGTGCGCTGGCGGATCCGGAAGCTCAGGATCCGGCGGCGACAGTGCAGCGGCCACCACGAGCGACACACTCCGCGCCAACTGGGGCGGGTTCCCCGAAAGCTGGGAACCGGGTTCGCAGGCGATGGAGCCTGGCTACATGCGTGTACCGTACGAGACGCTCGTGCTGCGCCAAAAAGACGGCACGATTCTGCCGTACCTCGCAACCGAGTGGGAGTTTGGTGAGGGCGCGAAGTCGCTCACGCTCACGCTGCGCGACGATGTCACTTTCCAAGACGGTACGCCGTTCAACGCGGAGGCTGTGAAGACCAATGTCGAGTACGTGCGTGACGTCGTTGGTGGCCAGTTTGGAGGGCCGCTCGCTTCTGGAGTGGACTCGGTCGAGGCGATTGACGACACCCACGTAAAATTCACGTTCAGCCGTCCGTTTGGTACTTTCCTGGACCTGCTGAGCCAACGCAACCTGCCGATGGCTTCGCCTGCCGCAATCGCGGACGGCTCGATCAAGACGAACCCGGTCGGCACGAGCCCGTGGGCGTATGACGAGTCGAAATCGATCGCCGGCACCAAGATGTTCTTTGGCGAGTATGCGGAGTACTGGGGCGAGAAGCCGGGGTTCGCCAACGTTGAGCTCTATGGCATCGCTGACGACACCGCGGCAACCGCGGCCCTACTCAGCGGTGATCTCGACGTCACCGACACCGAACTCGACGAGCTGCCGCGCATCGAGGCAGCGATCAATGTGGAAACGTTCGACTATCCTGCGATCCGCGTCAACCTTAACTTTTTCGACCGCGGTACTGGTGGGGTATTCGAGGATCAGCAGGTTCGTGAGGCCCTGTGCTACGCAATTGACGGCAGCGTGATCGCCAGTCTGAGCGAGGATCGCACTGCTGAGACCCAGCACTTTATCGAGGGTGAAATCGGCTACAACCCTGAGATTGTCGGCTACGACGCGAACCTCAAGAAGGCGAAGGAGATCTGGGCGGAGCTCGGCAACCCCGAGATCACGGCACAAATCGGTGCAGCGCCGTTCAACAAACAGGAGATCACCGTTCGCGCCGAGCAAATGAGTCAGCTCCCGAATGTGAACATCACCGTGCAGGAGTTGACTGCTCCCCAGTACTTCTCCACCTGGAATGCGGGGAGCTACCCGCTGGGCGTCGGCAACAACGCCCAGATCACGCCTGCGGACTGGTATGGCAGCTGGTTCTCTGAGAACGCGCCGTTGAACACATCGAAGACAGTGAGCGAGAAGCTCGCTGGCCTTGCTGGGAAAGCACTCGGATCCACGGGCACGCCAGATGCGGATGCGAATTGGCAAGCGGTGATGCAGGAGATCTCGGACGAGGCGCTGGCGTGCAGCCACTCCGTCAACCTCGAGAGCATCGCGTACAACACCGACACCGTTGCTGATGTGCAACCGGCGATTCAGGTCTGGGAGCAGAACCTGATCGATTACCGCGCGGTCAAGCCGGCGGCATAG
- a CDS encoding ABC transporter permease translates to MLKLIGTRLALVVPQLLLVSALVFLLVYLVPGSAASLILGDAAASPEEIARVETQLGLDQPFFVRLFGWIGSALQGDLGTSLQSGRPVTELIAEKLPATLSLIGGGLIVAIIVGVGLGVLAGTHARRPVDRGVTAITSLLQAIPEFWLGLLLVLVFVIQLGVAPVVAWVPPEQDFFGWMRGLILPSLALGAGASALIARQTRTATAAALSSRYADTLTAAGVPRRKIIWVYALKNAMVPVLAAAALAVSILFGTSLVMERVFAFPGVGSMLVNAVIGKDFPVVQGTVLVVAIIIIAVNLIVDICYGIINPKARPQ, encoded by the coding sequence ATGCTGAAACTCATTGGCACGCGTCTCGCGCTCGTGGTGCCGCAGCTCCTGCTCGTGTCGGCCCTGGTCTTCTTGCTCGTGTATCTCGTACCAGGGAGCGCGGCGTCGCTCATCCTCGGCGACGCGGCCGCGAGCCCCGAGGAGATCGCTCGCGTCGAGACGCAATTGGGCCTGGACCAGCCGTTCTTCGTGCGGCTTTTCGGGTGGATCGGCTCCGCGTTGCAGGGTGACCTGGGGACCTCTTTGCAAAGCGGACGCCCCGTCACCGAACTCATTGCGGAAAAGCTGCCCGCCACACTGTCCTTGATCGGTGGCGGACTCATTGTCGCGATCATTGTCGGGGTGGGGCTCGGAGTGCTCGCTGGAACGCACGCTCGACGTCCGGTTGACCGCGGTGTGACGGCGATTACTTCTCTACTGCAGGCCATTCCGGAGTTCTGGCTGGGGTTACTGCTCGTGCTGGTGTTTGTCATTCAGCTCGGCGTAGCCCCCGTCGTGGCATGGGTGCCTCCCGAACAAGACTTCTTCGGCTGGATGCGCGGCCTCATTCTGCCGTCACTCGCACTCGGGGCTGGTGCATCAGCGCTCATTGCTCGCCAGACGCGCACTGCCACCGCGGCTGCGCTTTCCTCACGCTACGCGGACACGCTGACGGCAGCCGGCGTTCCCAGGCGGAAGATCATCTGGGTCTACGCGCTCAAGAACGCGATGGTTCCAGTGCTCGCCGCGGCTGCGCTCGCGGTCTCGATTCTGTTCGGCACGAGCCTGGTGATGGAGCGCGTGTTCGCCTTCCCCGGGGTCGGCTCGATGCTGGTGAATGCCGTGATCGGCAAAGACTTCCCCGTGGTGCAGGGCACCGTGCTCGTGGTGGCGATCATCATCATTGCCGTCAATCTCATCGTCGACATTTGCTACGGCATCATCAACCCGAAGGCGAGGCCGCAGTGA